Proteins from a single region of Juglans microcarpa x Juglans regia isolate MS1-56 chromosome 5S, Jm3101_v1.0, whole genome shotgun sequence:
- the LOC121266746 gene encoding uncharacterized protein LOC121266746 isoform X1: MGERKLNFGAPLLSVRRFSSPSASENRRNRKIIEYPLPDRQLSLPFYQSELDLNQVTDDVAVPFHWEKIPGRAKDGSGPEPLPSEEASVTPRFPPARFMNITKLPSEKECGNTNSLWGQIVPYTSTDKECSREGINEKGGLGLEDNDDVYSDAHDTLSPTNSFSMNYSASGLSGSDGPDVKPSGTFSTDPQTLDFMMSRFLPAARAMTLEPPRYASRKQGASLEQPRKVNRVASEDRWHLLNQNGSNIIPLYGQNEDEEESEDDDDEYGNNSAKGCGPFPGLWFKNSLCLLSPMPGMKVRTLSHESSTREIVRPSKTVRSQSQIVQKHGWNAVDKSQSDYRVRSGKLQKVDKKQNVEYSRLTRSGELQTLGRSSPYTRSQGAGVSPYRNEAPQSPFRSGELQKVDKKRNGEYSRLTCSGELQTLGRSSTYTRSQGAGVSPYRNEAPQSPFLRGELQKVDKKRNGEYSRLTCSGELQTLGRSSPYTRSQGAGVSPYRNEAPQSPFRSGELQKFDKKQNGEYSRLTGSGELQTLGRSSPYTRSQGAGISPYRNEAPQSPFRSGELQKFDKKQNGEYSRLTGSGELQTLGRSSPYTRSQGAGISPYRNEAPQSPFRSGELQKVDKKWNGEYSQLTHSGELQTLGRSSPYTRSQGAGVSPYRNEAPQSPFRSVSFLGLPKEIETFKANRFSLCNEGSNKNKQRSGPMSSAVEKTLYVDTVNNAKLSFSNSSSSVTQEWIDSAHEDLEKSLERRGSEDTTNTESIFQDIKCLNISNKGATLDAFVSVDADISSLSAISHPKGQEVTIEDSGQNQGIDRRSSLECSKLTTVGNLNISSDQILKADGPGNADASSVSIHPPLPKSPSDSWLWRTLPSLPSISSRKQEYKTSSTNTKWEAIVKSSHLHHDHVRYSEELITHIPATQNLLQRPP; the protein is encoded by the exons ATGGGggaaagaaaattgaatttcGGTGCACCACTTTTGTCTGTGAGGCGATTTTCTTCACCATCAGCATCTGAAAATAGGAGGAATAGGAAAATAATTGAGTATCCTCTGCCCGACAGACaactttctcttcctttttatcAATCAGAATTGGACTTGAATCAAGTAACAGATGATGTTGCCGTTCCTTTTCACTGGGAGAAGATACCAGGAAGAGCCAAGGATGGCAGTGGACCTGAACCTCTGCCTTCTGAGGAGGCCTCTGTTACTCCAAGGTTTCCTCCTGCAAGGTTTATGAATATTACAAAGCTGCCTTCAGAAAAGGAATGTGGCAATACAAATAGCTTGTGGGGTCAAATTGTGCCATATACTTCAACTGACAAGGAGTGCTCCAGAGAGGGGATAAATGAGAAAGGGGGCTTGGGTTTGGAGGACAATGATGATGTGTATTCTGATGCACATGACACACTGTCTCCTACGAATTCATTCTCAATGAACTACAGTGCAAGTGGTCTAAGCGGGTCTGATGGTCCAGATGTGAAGCCTTCTGGGACCTTCTCTACAGATCCACAAACTCTAGATTTTATGAtgagtcgcttcttacccgcaGCCAGGGCAATGACTTTAGAGCCACCTCGATATGCTTCAAGGAAACAAGGTGCTTCCCTTGAGCAACCAAGAAAAGTTAATAGAGTAGCTAGTGAGGATAGGTGGCATTTACTAAATCAAAATGGGTCTAACATAATACCGTTATATGGccaaaatgaagatgaagaagaaagtgaGGATGACGATGATGAGTACGGTAATAACTCAGCTAAAGGTTGTGGGCCATTCCCTGGATTATGGTTTAAGAATTCTCTTTGCCTCTTAAGCCCAATGCCAGGGATGAAAGTAAGGACCCTATCTCATGAGTCTTCCACACGCGAGATTGTAAGACCAAGTAAAACTGTTCGATCTCAAAGTCAAATTGTCCAAAAG CATGGTTGGAATGCTGTGGATAAGTCCCAATCAGACTATAGAGTTCGATCAGGTAAACTGCAGAAGGTTGATAAAAAGCAGAATGTTGAATATAGTCGGTTAACACGTTCTGGAGAACTGCAAACATTGGGTAGGTCTTCTCCATACACACGTTCACAGGGTGCTGGAGTGTCTCCGTACAGGAATGAAGCGCCTCAGTCTCCCTTTCGCAGTGGTGAACTGCAGAAGGTTGATAAAAAACGGAATGGTGAATATAGTCGGTTAACATGTTCTGGAGAACTGCAAACATTGGGTAGGTCTTCTACATACACACGTTCACAGGGTGCTGGAGTGTCTCCCTACAGGAATGAAGCACCTCAGTCTCCCTTTCTCAGGGGTGAACTGCAGAAGGTTGATAAAAAGCGGAATGGTGAATATAGTCGGTTAACATGTTCTGGAGAACTGCAAACATTGGGTAGGTCTTCTCCATACACCCGTTCACAGGGTGCTGGAGTGTCTCCCTACAGGAATGAAGCACCTCAGTCTCCCTTTCGCAGTGGTGAACTGCAGAAGTTTGATAAAAAGCAGAATGGTGAATATAGTCGGTTAACAGGTTCTGGAGAACTGCAAACATTGGGTAGGTCTTCTCCATACACACGTTCACAGGGTGCTGGAATATCTCCCTACAGGAATGAAGCACCTCAGTCTCCCTTTCGCAGTGGTGAACTGCAGAAGTTTGATAAAAAGCAGAATGGTGAATATAGTCGGTTAACAGGTTCTGGAGAACTGCAAACATTGGGTAGGTCTTCTCCATACACACGTTCACAGGGTGCTGGAATATCTCCCTACAGGAATGAAGCACCTCAGTCTCCCTTTCGCAGTGGTGAACTGCAGAAGGTTGATAAAAAGTGGAATGGTGAATATAGTCAGTTAACACATTCTGGAGAACTGCAAACATTGGGTAGGTCTTCTCCATACACACGTTCACAGGGTGCTGGAGTGTCTCCCTACAGGAATGAAGCACCTCAGTCTCCCTTTCGCAGTGTCAGTTTCCTTGGCCTTCCCAAAGAAATTGAGACTTTCAAGGCCAACAGGTTTAGTTTGTGTAATGAAGGCAGCAATAAAAATAAGCAAAGGTCAGGCCCAATGAGTTCTGCAGTTGAGAAGACACTGTATGTAGACACTGTGAACAatgcaaaattatcattttcaaattcaagCTCCTCAGTCACCCAGGAATGGATAGACTCTGCTCATGAGGATTTGGAAAAGTCTTTAGAGAGAAGAGGGTCGGAAGATACTACTAACACAGAATCCATTTTCCAAGATATAAAATgcctaaatatttcaaataaaggAGCCACATTAGATGCCTTTGTGTCTGTTGATGCTGATATATCTTCTTTGTCTGCAATATCACATCCGAAAGGCCAAGAAGTCACAATTGAGGACTCTGGACAGAATCAAGGGATTGATAGAAGATCTAGCCTGGAATGCTCAAAACTGACTACTGTTGGAAATCTAAATATCAGCAGTGATCAGATTCTTAAAGCAGATGGTCCAGGAAATGCTGATGCTAGTTCTGTATCCATCCACCCTCCTTTACCAAAGTCACCTTCTGATTCTTGGCTTTGGCGTACACTGCCTAGTCTGCCTTCCATTTCCTCACGAAAGCAGGAATATAAGACATCATCCACTAATACCAAGTGGGAAGCAAttgtaaaatcatctcatttgcaTCACGATCATGTTCGTTATTCGGAG GAGTTAATTACTCATATCCCAGCAACCCAAAACCTACTGCAGAGGCCGCCCTGA
- the LOC121266746 gene encoding uncharacterized protein LOC121266746 isoform X3 translates to MGERKLNFGAPLLSVRRFSSPSASENRRNRKIIEYPLPDRQLSLPFYQSELDLNQVTDDVAVPFHWEKIPGRAKDGSGPEPLPSEEASVTPRFPPARFMNITKLPSEKECGNTNSLWGQIVPYTSTDKECSREGINEKGGLGLEDNDDVYSDAHDTLSPTNSFSMNYSASGLSGSDGPDVKPSGTFSTDPQTLDFMMSRFLPAARAMTLEPPRYASRKQGASLEQPRKVNRVASEDRWHLLNQNGSNIIPLYGQNEDEEESEDDDDEYGNNSAKGCGPFPGLWFKNSLCLLSPMPGMKVRTLSHESSTREIVRPSKTVRSQSQIVQKHGWNAVDKSQSDYRVRSGKLQKVDKKRNGEYSRLTCSGELQTLGRSSTYTRSQGAGVSPYRNEAPQSPFLRGELQKVDKKRNGEYSRLTCSGELQTLGRSSPYTRSQGAGVSPYRNEAPQSPFRSGELQKFDKKQNGEYSRLTGSGELQTLGRSSPYTRSQGAGISPYRNEAPQSPFRSGELQKFDKKQNGEYSRLTGSGELQTLGRSSPYTRSQGAGISPYRNEAPQSPFRSGELQKVDKKWNGEYSQLTHSGELQTLGRSSPYTRSQGAGVSPYRNEAPQSPFRSVSFLGLPKEIETFKANRFSLCNEGSNKNKQRSGPMSSAVEKTLYVDTVNNAKLSFSNSSSSVTQEWIDSAHEDLEKSLERRGSEDTTNTESIFQDIKCLNISNKGATLDAFVSVDADISSLSAISHPKGQEVTIEDSGQNQGIDRRSSLECSKLTTVGNLNISSDQILKADGPGNADASSVSIHPPLPKSPSDSWLWRTLPSLPSISSRKQEYKTSSTNTKWEAIVKSSHLHHDHVRYSEELITHIPATQNLLQRPP, encoded by the exons ATGGGggaaagaaaattgaatttcGGTGCACCACTTTTGTCTGTGAGGCGATTTTCTTCACCATCAGCATCTGAAAATAGGAGGAATAGGAAAATAATTGAGTATCCTCTGCCCGACAGACaactttctcttcctttttatcAATCAGAATTGGACTTGAATCAAGTAACAGATGATGTTGCCGTTCCTTTTCACTGGGAGAAGATACCAGGAAGAGCCAAGGATGGCAGTGGACCTGAACCTCTGCCTTCTGAGGAGGCCTCTGTTACTCCAAGGTTTCCTCCTGCAAGGTTTATGAATATTACAAAGCTGCCTTCAGAAAAGGAATGTGGCAATACAAATAGCTTGTGGGGTCAAATTGTGCCATATACTTCAACTGACAAGGAGTGCTCCAGAGAGGGGATAAATGAGAAAGGGGGCTTGGGTTTGGAGGACAATGATGATGTGTATTCTGATGCACATGACACACTGTCTCCTACGAATTCATTCTCAATGAACTACAGTGCAAGTGGTCTAAGCGGGTCTGATGGTCCAGATGTGAAGCCTTCTGGGACCTTCTCTACAGATCCACAAACTCTAGATTTTATGAtgagtcgcttcttacccgcaGCCAGGGCAATGACTTTAGAGCCACCTCGATATGCTTCAAGGAAACAAGGTGCTTCCCTTGAGCAACCAAGAAAAGTTAATAGAGTAGCTAGTGAGGATAGGTGGCATTTACTAAATCAAAATGGGTCTAACATAATACCGTTATATGGccaaaatgaagatgaagaagaaagtgaGGATGACGATGATGAGTACGGTAATAACTCAGCTAAAGGTTGTGGGCCATTCCCTGGATTATGGTTTAAGAATTCTCTTTGCCTCTTAAGCCCAATGCCAGGGATGAAAGTAAGGACCCTATCTCATGAGTCTTCCACACGCGAGATTGTAAGACCAAGTAAAACTGTTCGATCTCAAAGTCAAATTGTCCAAAAG CATGGTTGGAATGCTGTGGATAAGTCCCAATCAGACTATAGAGTTCGATCAGGTAAACTGCAGAAG GTTGATAAAAAACGGAATGGTGAATATAGTCGGTTAACATGTTCTGGAGAACTGCAAACATTGGGTAGGTCTTCTACATACACACGTTCACAGGGTGCTGGAGTGTCTCCCTACAGGAATGAAGCACCTCAGTCTCCCTTTCTCAGGGGTGAACTGCAGAAGGTTGATAAAAAGCGGAATGGTGAATATAGTCGGTTAACATGTTCTGGAGAACTGCAAACATTGGGTAGGTCTTCTCCATACACCCGTTCACAGGGTGCTGGAGTGTCTCCCTACAGGAATGAAGCACCTCAGTCTCCCTTTCGCAGTGGTGAACTGCAGAAGTTTGATAAAAAGCAGAATGGTGAATATAGTCGGTTAACAGGTTCTGGAGAACTGCAAACATTGGGTAGGTCTTCTCCATACACACGTTCACAGGGTGCTGGAATATCTCCCTACAGGAATGAAGCACCTCAGTCTCCCTTTCGCAGTGGTGAACTGCAGAAGTTTGATAAAAAGCAGAATGGTGAATATAGTCGGTTAACAGGTTCTGGAGAACTGCAAACATTGGGTAGGTCTTCTCCATACACACGTTCACAGGGTGCTGGAATATCTCCCTACAGGAATGAAGCACCTCAGTCTCCCTTTCGCAGTGGTGAACTGCAGAAGGTTGATAAAAAGTGGAATGGTGAATATAGTCAGTTAACACATTCTGGAGAACTGCAAACATTGGGTAGGTCTTCTCCATACACACGTTCACAGGGTGCTGGAGTGTCTCCCTACAGGAATGAAGCACCTCAGTCTCCCTTTCGCAGTGTCAGTTTCCTTGGCCTTCCCAAAGAAATTGAGACTTTCAAGGCCAACAGGTTTAGTTTGTGTAATGAAGGCAGCAATAAAAATAAGCAAAGGTCAGGCCCAATGAGTTCTGCAGTTGAGAAGACACTGTATGTAGACACTGTGAACAatgcaaaattatcattttcaaattcaagCTCCTCAGTCACCCAGGAATGGATAGACTCTGCTCATGAGGATTTGGAAAAGTCTTTAGAGAGAAGAGGGTCGGAAGATACTACTAACACAGAATCCATTTTCCAAGATATAAAATgcctaaatatttcaaataaaggAGCCACATTAGATGCCTTTGTGTCTGTTGATGCTGATATATCTTCTTTGTCTGCAATATCACATCCGAAAGGCCAAGAAGTCACAATTGAGGACTCTGGACAGAATCAAGGGATTGATAGAAGATCTAGCCTGGAATGCTCAAAACTGACTACTGTTGGAAATCTAAATATCAGCAGTGATCAGATTCTTAAAGCAGATGGTCCAGGAAATGCTGATGCTAGTTCTGTATCCATCCACCCTCCTTTACCAAAGTCACCTTCTGATTCTTGGCTTTGGCGTACACTGCCTAGTCTGCCTTCCATTTCCTCACGAAAGCAGGAATATAAGACATCATCCACTAATACCAAGTGGGAAGCAAttgtaaaatcatctcatttgcaTCACGATCATGTTCGTTATTCGGAG GAGTTAATTACTCATATCCCAGCAACCCAAAACCTACTGCAGAGGCCGCCCTGA
- the LOC121266746 gene encoding uncharacterized protein LOC121266746 isoform X2, with protein sequence MGERKLNFGAPLLSVRRFSSPSASENRRNRKIIEYPLPDRQLSLPFYQSELDLNQVTDDVAVPFHWEKIPGRAKDGSGPEPLPSEEASVTPRFPPARFMNITKLPSEKECGNTNSLWGQIVPYTSTDKECSREGINEKGGLGLEDNDDVYSDAHDTLSPTNSFSMNYSASGLSGSDGPDVKPSGTFSTDPQTLDFMMSRFLPAARAMTLEPPRYASRKQGASLEQPRKVNRVASEDRWHLLNQNGSNIIPLYGQNEDEEESEDDDDEYGNNSAKGCGPFPGLWFKNSLCLLSPMPGMKVRTLSHESSTREIVRPSKTVRSQSQIVQKHGWNAVDKSQSDYRVRSGELQKVDKKRNGEYSRLTCSGELQTLGRSSTYTRSQGAGVSPYRNEAPQSPFLRGELQKVDKKRNGEYSRLTCSGELQTLGRSSPYTRSQGAGVSPYRNEAPQSPFRSGELQKFDKKQNGEYSRLTGSGELQTLGRSSPYTRSQGAGISPYRNEAPQSPFRSGELQKFDKKQNGEYSRLTGSGELQTLGRSSPYTRSQGAGISPYRNEAPQSPFRSGELQKVDKKWNGEYSQLTHSGELQTLGRSSPYTRSQGAGVSPYRNEAPQSPFRSVSFLGLPKEIETFKANRFSLCNEGSNKNKQRSGPMSSAVEKTLYVDTVNNAKLSFSNSSSSVTQEWIDSAHEDLEKSLERRGSEDTTNTESIFQDIKCLNISNKGATLDAFVSVDADISSLSAISHPKGQEVTIEDSGQNQGIDRRSSLECSKLTTVGNLNISSDQILKADGPGNADASSVSIHPPLPKSPSDSWLWRTLPSLPSISSRKQEYKTSSTNTKWEAIVKSSHLHHDHVRYSEELITHIPATQNLLQRPP encoded by the exons ATGGGggaaagaaaattgaatttcGGTGCACCACTTTTGTCTGTGAGGCGATTTTCTTCACCATCAGCATCTGAAAATAGGAGGAATAGGAAAATAATTGAGTATCCTCTGCCCGACAGACaactttctcttcctttttatcAATCAGAATTGGACTTGAATCAAGTAACAGATGATGTTGCCGTTCCTTTTCACTGGGAGAAGATACCAGGAAGAGCCAAGGATGGCAGTGGACCTGAACCTCTGCCTTCTGAGGAGGCCTCTGTTACTCCAAGGTTTCCTCCTGCAAGGTTTATGAATATTACAAAGCTGCCTTCAGAAAAGGAATGTGGCAATACAAATAGCTTGTGGGGTCAAATTGTGCCATATACTTCAACTGACAAGGAGTGCTCCAGAGAGGGGATAAATGAGAAAGGGGGCTTGGGTTTGGAGGACAATGATGATGTGTATTCTGATGCACATGACACACTGTCTCCTACGAATTCATTCTCAATGAACTACAGTGCAAGTGGTCTAAGCGGGTCTGATGGTCCAGATGTGAAGCCTTCTGGGACCTTCTCTACAGATCCACAAACTCTAGATTTTATGAtgagtcgcttcttacccgcaGCCAGGGCAATGACTTTAGAGCCACCTCGATATGCTTCAAGGAAACAAGGTGCTTCCCTTGAGCAACCAAGAAAAGTTAATAGAGTAGCTAGTGAGGATAGGTGGCATTTACTAAATCAAAATGGGTCTAACATAATACCGTTATATGGccaaaatgaagatgaagaagaaagtgaGGATGACGATGATGAGTACGGTAATAACTCAGCTAAAGGTTGTGGGCCATTCCCTGGATTATGGTTTAAGAATTCTCTTTGCCTCTTAAGCCCAATGCCAGGGATGAAAGTAAGGACCCTATCTCATGAGTCTTCCACACGCGAGATTGTAAGACCAAGTAAAACTGTTCGATCTCAAAGTCAAATTGTCCAAAAG CATGGTTGGAATGCTGTGGATAAGTCCCAATCAGACTATAGAGTTCGATCAG GTGAACTGCAGAAGGTTGATAAAAAACGGAATGGTGAATATAGTCGGTTAACATGTTCTGGAGAACTGCAAACATTGGGTAGGTCTTCTACATACACACGTTCACAGGGTGCTGGAGTGTCTCCCTACAGGAATGAAGCACCTCAGTCTCCCTTTCTCAGGGGTGAACTGCAGAAGGTTGATAAAAAGCGGAATGGTGAATATAGTCGGTTAACATGTTCTGGAGAACTGCAAACATTGGGTAGGTCTTCTCCATACACCCGTTCACAGGGTGCTGGAGTGTCTCCCTACAGGAATGAAGCACCTCAGTCTCCCTTTCGCAGTGGTGAACTGCAGAAGTTTGATAAAAAGCAGAATGGTGAATATAGTCGGTTAACAGGTTCTGGAGAACTGCAAACATTGGGTAGGTCTTCTCCATACACACGTTCACAGGGTGCTGGAATATCTCCCTACAGGAATGAAGCACCTCAGTCTCCCTTTCGCAGTGGTGAACTGCAGAAGTTTGATAAAAAGCAGAATGGTGAATATAGTCGGTTAACAGGTTCTGGAGAACTGCAAACATTGGGTAGGTCTTCTCCATACACACGTTCACAGGGTGCTGGAATATCTCCCTACAGGAATGAAGCACCTCAGTCTCCCTTTCGCAGTGGTGAACTGCAGAAGGTTGATAAAAAGTGGAATGGTGAATATAGTCAGTTAACACATTCTGGAGAACTGCAAACATTGGGTAGGTCTTCTCCATACACACGTTCACAGGGTGCTGGAGTGTCTCCCTACAGGAATGAAGCACCTCAGTCTCCCTTTCGCAGTGTCAGTTTCCTTGGCCTTCCCAAAGAAATTGAGACTTTCAAGGCCAACAGGTTTAGTTTGTGTAATGAAGGCAGCAATAAAAATAAGCAAAGGTCAGGCCCAATGAGTTCTGCAGTTGAGAAGACACTGTATGTAGACACTGTGAACAatgcaaaattatcattttcaaattcaagCTCCTCAGTCACCCAGGAATGGATAGACTCTGCTCATGAGGATTTGGAAAAGTCTTTAGAGAGAAGAGGGTCGGAAGATACTACTAACACAGAATCCATTTTCCAAGATATAAAATgcctaaatatttcaaataaaggAGCCACATTAGATGCCTTTGTGTCTGTTGATGCTGATATATCTTCTTTGTCTGCAATATCACATCCGAAAGGCCAAGAAGTCACAATTGAGGACTCTGGACAGAATCAAGGGATTGATAGAAGATCTAGCCTGGAATGCTCAAAACTGACTACTGTTGGAAATCTAAATATCAGCAGTGATCAGATTCTTAAAGCAGATGGTCCAGGAAATGCTGATGCTAGTTCTGTATCCATCCACCCTCCTTTACCAAAGTCACCTTCTGATTCTTGGCTTTGGCGTACACTGCCTAGTCTGCCTTCCATTTCCTCACGAAAGCAGGAATATAAGACATCATCCACTAATACCAAGTGGGAAGCAAttgtaaaatcatctcatttgcaTCACGATCATGTTCGTTATTCGGAG GAGTTAATTACTCATATCCCAGCAACCCAAAACCTACTGCAGAGGCCGCCCTGA
- the LOC121266720 gene encoding uncharacterized protein LOC121266720 isoform X2, giving the protein MTEGSSDIYDNEESSDRSEEQAAENASVVSSQRCSSFDLNEEACSTMAQVTGLSNIEDEHVKRIDGNSGNNDISGTDNQGKERTSTRVRQYVRSKMPRLRWTPELHLSFVHAVERLGGQERATPKSVLQLMSVRGLSIAHVKSHLQMYRSKKLDEAGQVLGKTYSPLQGRNHMQGIDLHQTITSTTTHQHFRMENGGIVLARHSEHHDQYNVGHSLLHSPLSQLSLDHMIKASFQRLHEQWPATNQHAMRRASYLISKDIGGEKDFSSSSTAFETQGNSTSSNQTHAMDKDIRIGPMRPSRFLEKKRYLPPSFETISSQWKVKRTNTNITWDNIVVANTNGRQLLSSSEDHLVRNSNSFKPEFEPPFRLELNETKMLKDNAWFPDLQLRLSQRVVNDDEKTHGTGTNEISTMLSLS; this is encoded by the exons ATGACAGAAGGATCATCAGATATCTATGATAATGAAGAAAGTAGTGACAGGAGTGAGGAACAGGCCGCCGAAAATGCCTCTGTAGTGTCTTCACAAAGGTGCTCGTCTTTTGACTTAAATGAAGAAGCCTGTAGTACTATGGCTCAGGTTACTGGACTCAGCAATATTGAGGATGAACATGTGAAAAGAATAGATGGGAATTCAGGTAATAACGACATCTCCGGTACTGATAATCAAGGAAAGGAAAGGACGAGTACTAGAGTCAGGCAATATGTTAGATCAAAAATGCCTCGGCTTCGGTGGACTCCTGAGCTCCATCTTTCTTTTGTTCATGCGGTTGAAAGGCTCGGTGGACAAGAGA GAGCAACTCCCAAATCAGTTCTTCAGCTCATGAGCGTGAGAGGACTCAGTATAGCCCACGTAAAGAGTCATTTACAG ATGTACAGAAGTAAGAAGCTCGATGAGGCTGGACAAg TACTGGGTAAAACGTACAGCCCATTGCAAGGAAGAAATCATATGCAAGGCATTGATCTTCACCAAACGATCACCAGTACTACTACTCATCAGCACTTCAGAATGGAGAATGGTGGGATAGTTCTAGCTAGGCATTCTGAACATCATGATCAGTATAATGTTGGTCATAGTCTTTTGCACTCACCCCTCTCCCAATTATCTTTAGATCATATGATCAAAGCTAGCTTCCAAAG GTTGCATGAGCAGTGGCCAGCTACCAATCAGCATGCCATGAGAAGGGCAAGTTATCTAATAAGCAAAGATATTGGAGGAGAAAAGGATTTCAGCAGCAGCTCAACAGCCTTCGAAACTCAAGGCAATTCAACATCTTCAAACCAAACTCATGCAATGGATAAAGACATCCGAATTGGACCCATGAGACCTAGCCGATTTCTTGAGAAAAAGAGATATTTGCCTCCATCATTCGAAACGATTAGCAGTCAATGGAAAGTAAAAAGAACTAATACCAATATTACGTGGGATAATATTGTTGTCGCCAATACAAACGGTAGGCAGCTCCTATCAAGTTCAGAAGATCATCTTGTGAGAAACTCCAATAGCTTTAAACCCGAGTTTGAGCCCCCGTTTCGGCTTGAG CTGAATGAAACGAAAATGTTGAAGGACAACGCATGGTTTCCTGATTTGCAACTAAGACTTAGCCAAAGAGTTGTGAACGACGACGAGAAGACTCACGGCACAGGAACAAATGAAATTAGCACTATGCTTTCTCTTTCTtag
- the LOC121266720 gene encoding uncharacterized protein LOC121266720 isoform X1 — protein sequence MFEYCRSLIGKMKGGGLMWHTFVIDAPFSFSGLTSEERTQFLEPGGGLKKTKVAMTEGSSDIYDNEESSDRSEEQAAENASVVSSQRCSSFDLNEEACSTMAQVTGLSNIEDEHVKRIDGNSGNNDISGTDNQGKERTSTRVRQYVRSKMPRLRWTPELHLSFVHAVERLGGQERATPKSVLQLMSVRGLSIAHVKSHLQMYRSKKLDEAGQVLGKTYSPLQGRNHMQGIDLHQTITSTTTHQHFRMENGGIVLARHSEHHDQYNVGHSLLHSPLSQLSLDHMIKASFQRLHEQWPATNQHAMRRASYLISKDIGGEKDFSSSSTAFETQGNSTSSNQTHAMDKDIRIGPMRPSRFLEKKRYLPPSFETISSQWKVKRTNTNITWDNIVVANTNGRQLLSSSEDHLVRNSNSFKPEFEPPFRLELNETKMLKDNAWFPDLQLRLSQRVVNDDEKTHGTGTNEISTMLSLS from the exons ATGTTTGAGTACTGTAGATCATTGATCGGCAAAATGAAAGGGGGAGGACTAATGTGGCATACTTTCGTCATTGATG CTCCTTTTTCTTTCAGCGGTCTAACTTCTGAAGAAAGAACTCAATTTTTGGAGCCTGGAGGTGGTCTAAAGAAAACTAAAGTAGCCATGACAGAAGGATCATCAGATATCTATGATAATGAAGAAAGTAGTGACAGGAGTGAGGAACAGGCCGCCGAAAATGCCTCTGTAGTGTCTTCACAAAGGTGCTCGTCTTTTGACTTAAATGAAGAAGCCTGTAGTACTATGGCTCAGGTTACTGGACTCAGCAATATTGAGGATGAACATGTGAAAAGAATAGATGGGAATTCAGGTAATAACGACATCTCCGGTACTGATAATCAAGGAAAGGAAAGGACGAGTACTAGAGTCAGGCAATATGTTAGATCAAAAATGCCTCGGCTTCGGTGGACTCCTGAGCTCCATCTTTCTTTTGTTCATGCGGTTGAAAGGCTCGGTGGACAAGAGA GAGCAACTCCCAAATCAGTTCTTCAGCTCATGAGCGTGAGAGGACTCAGTATAGCCCACGTAAAGAGTCATTTACAG ATGTACAGAAGTAAGAAGCTCGATGAGGCTGGACAAg TACTGGGTAAAACGTACAGCCCATTGCAAGGAAGAAATCATATGCAAGGCATTGATCTTCACCAAACGATCACCAGTACTACTACTCATCAGCACTTCAGAATGGAGAATGGTGGGATAGTTCTAGCTAGGCATTCTGAACATCATGATCAGTATAATGTTGGTCATAGTCTTTTGCACTCACCCCTCTCCCAATTATCTTTAGATCATATGATCAAAGCTAGCTTCCAAAG GTTGCATGAGCAGTGGCCAGCTACCAATCAGCATGCCATGAGAAGGGCAAGTTATCTAATAAGCAAAGATATTGGAGGAGAAAAGGATTTCAGCAGCAGCTCAACAGCCTTCGAAACTCAAGGCAATTCAACATCTTCAAACCAAACTCATGCAATGGATAAAGACATCCGAATTGGACCCATGAGACCTAGCCGATTTCTTGAGAAAAAGAGATATTTGCCTCCATCATTCGAAACGATTAGCAGTCAATGGAAAGTAAAAAGAACTAATACCAATATTACGTGGGATAATATTGTTGTCGCCAATACAAACGGTAGGCAGCTCCTATCAAGTTCAGAAGATCATCTTGTGAGAAACTCCAATAGCTTTAAACCCGAGTTTGAGCCCCCGTTTCGGCTTGAG CTGAATGAAACGAAAATGTTGAAGGACAACGCATGGTTTCCTGATTTGCAACTAAGACTTAGCCAAAGAGTTGTGAACGACGACGAGAAGACTCACGGCACAGGAACAAATGAAATTAGCACTATGCTTTCTCTTTCTtag